GGGTTCCAGCAGTCCTGGGATGTCGAGAATCTCTTCGTGATGGACGGTGCGGGCTTCACGTCGAGCGCCTGCCAGAATCCCACGCTGACGATCATGGCGCTCGCGGTGCGGTCCTGCGACTACCTGATAGCGCAGGCCAAAAAGCACGAGCTCTAGGTAGGGCCGCCTCAGCCTGCCTTCCTGGTCGGCTGTGAGACGCAAGCTAGGCAACACCGAGGCGCCAGCGAGCACGGTGCCTTGAACCATGAACGCGCGTCGACTGAGGTCGGTCAACGTCAAGTCCCTCGATCAGCGCATCAGCGACAGCAGCCCGGCCATGGTGGCGACCTGACCTAGCCAGAAGAGGAAGGCCCAGCGAACGACGTCCACTCGCGTTGCCGCCATCTCCCGTCGGAGACTGGCTCCCAGGGTGGCTATCTCTTGGCGAAGCGCCCCGCCCTGGCCGGCCATGTCCTCGCGCAGCTCCGCACGCTGGTTGATCATTTCCTCGCGCAGCTCCACACGCTGGTTGATCATCTCCTGCCGAAGCGCCACGCCTTGACCGGCGATCGCCTCGCGCAGCTCCACACGCTGGTTGATCATTTCCTCGCGCAGCTCCACACGCTGGTTGGTCATCTCCTGCCGAAGCGCCGCACCCTGGCTGGTTATTACGTGGCAGAGCGCCGCACCCTGGGCCGCTATTGCCTGCTTCACATCACCCCTGAGCTCGGATATCTCTTGCTTCACACCGCCGATCTCTTGATGCAGCTCGACCCGGACTTTTCCGAGCTCCTCGGCAAGCATCGCGCCGAATCGCAAAGTACAGCTCTCGAGCACGTCAGCCTTCCAGCCCTCTCCGCAAGCGTCGATCCAGAGCCAGAAGTCCAAGGATGCTTCGCCGCCCATGCGCTGACGGACGGATGACGGTAGCGCGTTGTCCAACATCGCTGCGACTCACGTTTGTCTGCGTCCAGAGACCTGACTCCCGACGACGATGCCATCGTCGTCTCGGGCAAGTCAAGAGCCATTTACCTGCCGCTCGCGTGTCGCTTGGTGACCACACCGCTCAGGCGACGGGAGCGAGCGCAAAGGTCAAACGTGTGCGGAATTCACGTCGCAGCAGCCAGAGGCTCATCGCCATCTGCAAAACGATGGATACCGCGGAGAGGTACCAAACCCATCGCAGCTCGAAGCCGGGCAGACGCGAGACGTAGAAGACAGGAATCGCCACGCTGACGACGCGGAGACCGGACGTCATGAGCGCTGGAAGTGTGTTGCCCATGGCCTGGAACATGCTCGAGCTGACGAAGGCCATGCCCGAGGCGACGAACGTCCAGGAGAGGATACGCAAATACTCGGTGCCGACGTCGACCGCGCGCGCGTCTGATGAGAAGACCTGAATCATGGTCGACGAGGCGACCTGAGAGACGACCGTTAACAACACCATGGCGGCCGTGGCCATCACAACTGCCGCCGTGAACGTGTCTCGAACACGCTGCGCCTTGCCTGCACCAAAGTTCTGTCCAGCCACTGGCGCCACAGCAAACGCGAGGGCAACAACCGGCATGAACCCAGCCTGTAGCACCCGCATTCCTATGCCAAACCCCGCCTGGGCCGCCGCGCCGAACGGCCGGCTCACGGCGTACACAATCACCAAGTACACCGCCAGCAGGCCAAACTCGGCTCCCGCCGGCAGCCCAATCCTGAGCATTGCCCACCACTGCCTGAGGTGCGGCCTCCATTCGGTCGGCATGAACGTGAGGTAAGACGATGAGCGCAGGAAATACAGCGCGAGCCAAACCGTTCCCACAGCAATGGAGATGAACGTGGCGAGCGCGGCGCCGGTGACACCCAGCGGACGGCCAGTCACCCACCCGAAGATCAAAAAGGGCGTCAGGATGATGTTCATGACGATCGTCGCCGTTTGAACGACTGCGCCCGGCTTGAAATGTCCTGTGCCACGTAGCGCAGCGCTCATGCTGACCAAGCCGAATTGCAGGGCCATTGCCGGGATGAACCACAGCAGGTATTGGGTTGCCAGCGCGGTCGTTGCAGCGTCGGCGCTCAGCTGGCGGGCATACTCCGAATGAAACGCGAGCGTGACGAGGAGGAATGCCAGGCCGGCAGCCGCAGCCAGCGCCAACGACTGGTTGAACGCGAAGATCGCCTGCTCACGGTCCTTTCGGCCAGCCGCATGAGAGATGACGGTCGTGGTGCCAACGCCCAGCATTTGCGTGAGTGCCAATACCACGAACATCAGATTGCTGCTGACGCTGACCGCGGCGACCGCTTCCGTGCCTAGACGGCCAACCCAATAGAGGTCGACGAGGATGTACAACGTGTGGAAGATCATGGTGACCAGCATGAAGCCGCCGGTCTTGAGGAGATGGCGTGCCACCGAGCCTGTCGTGAGATCTTGCATGGACCGTGGGCGTCACTTCTGCGAGGGAGACGCGTTGCGTTCTACCCAGATCGGGCTGGACCAGGCCATCACAGGGCGCCCATCGACCAGCCCCTCCTGCTTGAGCCGCACATAGTAGAACGTGTCCATCGTCTCATCGAGGTCGGTGACCTCTCCCTCGAACGACGGCTTGCCTGGCGTCCAGCGATGGAACACGTCGTACGCCTGCCGGCGTCGGTCGTACTTCAACAGCTCGATCCATTCGAGCGGCGCCGTTCCATGCACCACCAGTGTGAGACGTGGAGTCGAGCTCCTTGTCACGCTGCGTCCCGGCATCGTGCCGTCCAGGCGAAAGTCGAGATAAATACGTTGCCCAGTGGTGCCATACGTGCGGCGATCGCGAAGCGCGTCGAAGATGGTCTCCCGGTCCAAGCGGGAGGCCCAGACCGCAGCCAGGCCCTTGCTCGGCTGTCCGGGCCGGGCCGAGTGATCGTCGGACGAGGCGATTGTTCCGAGGCGGAGGCCGGCTGTCCAGGCGTCGCGCGCGTAGTGCGGCCCGTCGGCGCTGACCGGGCCCGTCAAGGCTCGGTATTCGTCCGGCGTCTCCGGCGCCTGCCGCGGGAACCAATTCTTCCAGCGTTGCACCATCAGCATCTGGTCGTAGCTGAGGGGGTCCTTTGGGGCGTAGCGCTCGCTCTGACCGTGTCCTGAGTAAATCTCGATGAGCGGCCGGAGCGGATGGTCCTCGTCGAACACGGTTGCCGCTCCCCCGCCGCCGTCCGGCGTCCATCGGATTCCTGTGTGGTGCGGCACCGTGAACGCGCGATCGGTTGCCAGTCTGCGCCACAGCTCGCGGAGCGTGCCCATCTCGTGCTGGCGGTACAGCGGCGCCCGGGCGTTGGCAAAGTAGACGTTGTGGTGACCGTCGGGATGCGGGAAGCTGGCTTCGTAGCCGAGGATCGTCACGAATCGTCCTGGCTCGTCGTGCCGGCGCACGTTCTGTTGAATCTCCTCCCACTCCTCGCTTGTAATGCCCTCGTCTTTTCGGTCGCCCGTCGAATGCTCAGCTGGCGCGTAGAAATCGAGGTTCGCGTGGTCGCGGGCGAACACAAAGGCATTCTCGCCCACCCCATCCTTGCTGATCGCCGAGTGCGAGTGCAGGTCGCCCCAATAGAGCTTCAGCTCCGGCTCGCCACGACTGACGACGACCGGATTCGAAGGGAACCAGCCAAGCTCTTCGTTGCCGGCTTCGATCCGGTGCACACCCTCTGTCTCGAAGCTCACCGTCGACTCGGCGAACGTGCCGGTGCCGGTGACGACCGCCCGAGGCGACGCGGTCGTCCCCACAGGGCGCAACAGAACGTCCGGCGGCAGCTGCGTGGGATTCCCGAGGTGGTCCTCGGCCGCGACGTGCACGCGAACCGCTCGTCCGATCGCGCTCTGTGACGGCGCCGTTACCAGCAGCTTCTTGGGTGCATGCGCGGTTGTCGTCACCTGCGGGGCGGCCAAAGCACTCCACACCCGGTCTCCGGTGTCGAGCTTTGCGTGGAAGCGGGCAGTCTCCGCGAGAAACGAAGCGTGGATGGGCTTCTGGTCGGTGCCGTACCGTACGGTGAGCGCGTTCCCAGCTTGAAGCGTGCCTGACTTCAACGTCAGAACGATTTCCCGGGCAAAGCGATGATACGTTCCGTCGAAGCTTTGTTCGACGACCTCCAACGTCCATGTCGTCCCAGATGCCCCCGGGTCGAGGGTGCAGTAATCGGCGAGCTCCTTGGTCAGCAGGTCGTACGGTTGCTGTGCGTACATGCGCCCGTCGCGCTCGTGCTGGTGGAGAGCATGCGCCGTCCAACTGCCCGGTACATGGAACGAGAGCCGTGCGCCAGGCTCGAGCTGCCCCTGCTCGACGCGAAACGTGACCGTCAACGAGCCCGCCTGGTCAGCCTGCCAAGTCTCGGGTGTCGCGGTCACGGCCACACGCAGGTTGCCGACGAGCGTTTGACCGACGAGCCACGTGGCGGCTGCGACGAGAACCACGCCAGACAGCGCCACCGAACGCAAGGCAGGCCGCCCGATGCGAGGAACAGGAAGGGGTTGCTTCACGGCGCGAAACCTTGGAGACCGGTTGCCGCGGCAGCATATCCGAACCCGTGCGTGGCCGCAATTCCGCCCGAAAAAGGAACCGGGTACCTTTTCCACGTGCAACGATCTACCTCAACGACGTCGTCGGCCCGGGCCGCGATCGCTTCGTGGATACGCCCGAGTACAAGGTCACGGCAGTCCACCTCTCACGTGTCGATGGCGAGCCTCATACGTGACAACGCTCGCGTCTGAGCAGCTTCAGCATCTCCATGGCGGTACCAGGGATCAGGCCCACGACCACGGCGAGCCGTGCAGGTGTGGATTCCCAATGTCCACCATGAAGGACGTCGTACAGCTTGCCAGCCACAACGACTGCTCCTATTTCGTCTTGTTCTCGAACAAGAACAAGCCGCTCTTACCTGGTGCGACAAAGTCGCGATCGCCGTCGCCATCGATGTCTACGGCAGGCAACTGCAACCCGCCGCCAGCGCGGGTGCTGTAGTCGATGACGTGCTTGGCCCAGTCCACTTTGTTGCCGGGAAGGCGTATGCGCTCATACCAGTAGAGGCCGAGCGGCTCGCGCGCGCCAGGGTCGCCGCCGTTATGTGCCATGTATCGCTTGCCTGTCAGGAGACCGAGGGTTCCAGTGCCGCGGAGATCGACCAACGTCATCGCGTGAGCCTGCGACCAGCTCTCGTCGATCACGCGCCTGGTCCATGCGCCATCAGCCTGCTTTTCGAGCGAGAAGATGCCGTAGTCGTGTGCCATGGAGGTCACGATGGCCGGCGTGCCGTCGCCGTGGAGGTCTACGACATAAATGAAGCCGACATCGCCCAGCTTCCAATCGGGATGATATGTCCAATTGGCGGAGCGTGGATCGGCAGGCGCTTCGAGCCAGCCGCTCGGCGTGAGGATATCGTTGCGCCCATCACCGTTGACATCACCGACGCCAATGCCGTGGCCGTAGCTGTGGTCGCTGACCTCACGGCTCACGATACCCCCGTTGCCGCGCTCGTACCACGCAAGGGGCGCCTTGCGGTCGCCGAACTGCGGGAGAATCTCGACGGCGTCCCCGTCGTTGTCGAGGTCAACAAGGAAGGCGAACTCGATTGGATAGCCGCCTTGTACGACCTCCTCTTTCCATTCAGCCCCAATCGGGCCGGGGTTCTTCCACCAAGCCAGCTTCTTGCTGAACCAGCTGGCGGTGACGAGATCGACCTTGCCGTCGCCGTCTACATCCAGCGGCAGCGTCGAGAGGTCATCGATGTACTGGTTCTCGTAGTGGATCTCGCGGAAGCGATGCTTTGTCCACTTGGGTGCTTGATACCAGTTCTCGCCGGAGACAATGTCCAGCTTCCCATCGCCATCGATATCCGCGATCGCGGCCGATTCGCTGGCGCCGAGATCGAGCGTGTGCCTCTCGAACGGAATCTCTGCCGGGCGGCTGACCGCGAGCGACAAGGCGCCACCGAGGAGCAACATCGAAGCAGGCCACATTCTCATGAGCGGCTATTCTATTGCAGCTGCGGTTTCGGAGGATTCGCACGTACGGACAGCCGGCGAGTGCGGACCAGCGCGCCGCCCTCGAGGCACTGATCGAGCGATACAAGACGGCCTGGGCCCGGCAGGACACGGAAGCTCTCATTGCGCTGCACGCGGAAGACGTCGAATGGATCAATGCCTACGCCCGGTTGTTCCAGGGTGCTGCACCGCTCGCCGAATTCCTCGAGAACCGACTGTTCCCTGCCTTCAGTCCTGAAGTCTCGAAACAGGAGGTCGCGAACATGAGAACGATCTCCGTCCGCTATCTTGGAGGCGATGCAGCCGTGGTGCACATGTACACCGAGGGCACTCGGGGCGCGTCGCGCAACGAGAACGAAGACGTGCGCCGCACGCACATCCATCTCGTGCTCGCTAGCGACCCCGCCGGCTGGAAAATCGTTCACACGGCAATCATGGACGCCCGCTGAGCACTCACGACCCACACGTCGCCGTACGATACGGAAAGTCCACGCTGCGCGCCTTGCCGTCGACCGTCCCTTCAATGCGCGCCACGAGCCCATCGTCGTCTGTCTGCCTGTAGATGATCCGCTGCGGAAAGTCATGCGTCGGATTCTCGAACACCACTTCGCGCGCCTCGATGCGCGACGCC
The Luteitalea sp. genome window above contains:
- a CDS encoding SgcJ/EcaC family oxidoreductase — protein: MLLQLRFRRIRTYGQPASADQRAALEALIERYKTAWARQDTEALIALHAEDVEWINAYARLFQGAAPLAEFLENRLFPAFSPEVSKQEVANMRTISVRYLGGDAAVVHMYTEGTRGASRNENEDVRRTHIHLVLASDPAGWKIVHTAIMDAR
- a CDS encoding VCBS repeat-containing protein; the encoded protein is MRMWPASMLLLGGALSLAVSRPAEIPFERHTLDLGASESAAIADIDGDGKLDIVSGENWYQAPKWTKHRFREIHYENQYIDDLSTLPLDVDGDGKVDLVTASWFSKKLAWWKNPGPIGAEWKEEVVQGGYPIEFAFLVDLDNDGDAVEILPQFGDRKAPLAWYERGNGGIVSREVSDHSYGHGIGVGDVNGDGRNDILTPSGWLEAPADPRSANWTYHPDWKLGDVGFIYVVDLHGDGTPAIVTSMAHDYGIFSLEKQADGAWTRRVIDESWSQAHAMTLVDLRGTGTLGLLTGKRYMAHNGGDPGAREPLGLYWYERIRLPGNKVDWAKHVIDYSTRAGGGLQLPAVDIDGDGDRDFVAPGKSGLFLFENKTK
- a CDS encoding DUF3604 domain-containing protein, with the protein product MVLVAAATWLVGQTLVGNLRVAVTATPETWQADQAGSLTVTFRVEQGQLEPGARLSFHVPGSWTAHALHQHERDGRMYAQQPYDLLTKELADYCTLDPGASGTTWTLEVVEQSFDGTYHRFAREIVLTLKSGTLQAGNALTVRYGTDQKPIHASFLAETARFHAKLDTGDRVWSALAAPQVTTTAHAPKKLLVTAPSQSAIGRAVRVHVAAEDHLGNPTQLPPDVLLRPVGTTASPRAVVTGTGTFAESTVSFETEGVHRIEAGNEELGWFPSNPVVVSRGEPELKLYWGDLHSHSAISKDGVGENAFVFARDHANLDFYAPAEHSTGDRKDEGITSEEWEEIQQNVRRHDEPGRFVTILGYEASFPHPDGHHNVYFANARAPLYRQHEMGTLRELWRRLATDRAFTVPHHTGIRWTPDGGGGAATVFDEDHPLRPLIEIYSGHGQSERYAPKDPLSYDQMLMVQRWKNWFPRQAPETPDEYRALTGPVSADGPHYARDAWTAGLRLGTIASSDDHSARPGQPSKGLAAVWASRLDRETIFDALRDRRTYGTTGQRIYLDFRLDGTMPGRSVTRSSTPRLTLVVHGTAPLEWIELLKYDRRRQAYDVFHRWTPGKPSFEGEVTDLDETMDTFYYVRLKQEGLVDGRPVMAWSSPIWVERNASPSQK
- a CDS encoding DUF1640 domain-containing protein, with amino-acid sequence MLDNALPSSVRQRMGGEASLDFWLWIDACGEGWKADVLESCTLRFGAMLAEELGKVRVELHQEIGGVKQEISELRGDVKQAIAAQGAALCHVITSQGAALRQEMTNQRVELREEMINQRVELREAIAGQGVALRQEMINQRVELREEMINQRAELREDMAGQGGALRQEIATLGASLRREMAATRVDVVRWAFLFWLGQVATMAGLLSLMR
- a CDS encoding MATE family efflux transporter, producing MQDLTTGSVARHLLKTGGFMLVTMIFHTLYILVDLYWVGRLGTEAVAAVSVSSNLMFVVLALTQMLGVGTTTVISHAAGRKDREQAIFAFNQSLALAAAAGLAFLLVTLAFHSEYARQLSADAATTALATQYLLWFIPAMALQFGLVSMSAALRGTGHFKPGAVVQTATIVMNIILTPFLIFGWVTGRPLGVTGAALATFISIAVGTVWLALYFLRSSSYLTFMPTEWRPHLRQWWAMLRIGLPAGAEFGLLAVYLVIVYAVSRPFGAAAQAGFGIGMRVLQAGFMPVVALAFAVAPVAGQNFGAGKAQRVRDTFTAAVVMATAAMVLLTVVSQVASSTMIQVFSSDARAVDVGTEYLRILSWTFVASGMAFVSSSMFQAMGNTLPALMTSGLRVVSVAIPVFYVSRLPGFELRWVWYLSAVSIVLQMAMSLWLLRREFRTRLTFALAPVA